From the Lysobacterales bacterium genome, one window contains:
- a CDS encoding (d)CMP kinase yields MDKAGIPVVTIDGPSGSGKGTISRALAERLGWHFLDSGALYRAVGLAASWADIDLNDDDALARCAAETSVQFVDRKGDDPLVFVNGVESSSDLRTELAGATASAIAAVPAVRAALVDKQRSFRQAPGLVADGRDMGTVIFPEAVIKVFLTASADERAERRYKQLKQKGFEVTLSTLLREILARDARDAERPVAPLKPASDAILIDTTGIGIDEVVDRVLAQVLANPY; encoded by the coding sequence ATGGACAAGGCAGGGATTCCGGTCGTGACGATCGACGGCCCGAGTGGCTCGGGCAAAGGCACGATCTCGCGTGCGCTGGCCGAACGCCTGGGCTGGCATTTTCTCGACAGTGGCGCGCTGTACCGGGCCGTCGGCCTGGCCGCGAGCTGGGCCGACATCGACCTGAATGACGACGATGCACTGGCCCGATGCGCTGCCGAGACTTCGGTGCAATTCGTTGATCGCAAAGGAGATGACCCGCTGGTCTTCGTCAATGGCGTGGAATCCAGCAGCGATCTGCGGACCGAACTGGCGGGCGCTACCGCCTCAGCCATCGCCGCGGTTCCGGCGGTGCGCGCCGCCTTGGTCGACAAGCAGCGCTCGTTCCGTCAAGCGCCCGGACTGGTCGCCGACGGCCGCGATATGGGCACCGTCATCTTCCCGGAGGCGGTGATCAAGGTGTTTCTGACCGCCAGCGCCGACGAGCGCGCCGAGAGGCGGTATAAGCAGTTGAAGCAAAAGGGCTTCGAAGTTACACTCTCCACCCTTTTGCGCGAGATTCTCGCGCGGGACGCCCGTGACGCCGAGCGTCCGGTGGCACCGCTCAAGCCCGCATCCGATGCGATCCTGATCGATACCACCGGCATCGGTATCGATGAGGTGGTGGATCGCGTGTTGGCCCAGGTTCTCGCGAACCCGTACTGA